A single genomic interval of Nonomuraea rubra harbors:
- a CDS encoding MFS transporter, whose product MMHRLLIGRCLSALATALIPTTLTLAVLRVGGDGGELGIVLASELVPLLVLLPVGGVLADRVRPGRLALAADLVRCLSQAAIAVELLLGMNRLLDLALLSAVSGAAIAFGSPAVPRLVIAVVPGPDRLRMNARIGVATSLSSVAAPALAGTVTVAAGPGWAAGLTAVLFACSALTLGGVRTPAGYSAAAGERGSTPARRGSESVRRGSTPARRASEPVPGGGGTGGGGAGGASGPGRGGRRGGWASFREDLVQGWREIRVRPWFLACVLGHGVWHFVAGLFLTLAPVTAVHHLGGETGWMVIVQSGTVGMVLGVFAAPRLPIRRPLAVVQVGAASYLLPMVALAVPAPVAVLAGAYFVAMFGLGLLSPLWETVVAEEVPEGALGRVRSFDQLISFASRPFGLAVAAPLAGMTGVTALAVTGGVLVAAANLVAIAWQPRGRRQAQAPAAPAAPAAPAAPAAGAGPKRPRPAPGSNAR is encoded by the coding sequence ATGATGCATCGGCTTCTGATCGGACGTTGCCTGTCGGCCCTGGCCACGGCACTCATCCCGACGACACTCACGCTGGCGGTCCTGCGGGTGGGCGGCGACGGCGGGGAGCTGGGGATCGTGCTGGCGAGCGAGCTGGTCCCGCTGCTGGTGCTGTTGCCCGTCGGCGGGGTGCTGGCCGACCGGGTCAGGCCGGGGCGGCTCGCCCTGGCCGCCGATCTGGTCCGATGCCTGTCGCAGGCGGCCATCGCCGTCGAGCTCCTGCTCGGCATGAATCGGCTGCTCGACCTGGCCCTGTTGTCTGCCGTGTCGGGGGCGGCCATCGCGTTCGGCAGCCCGGCCGTGCCGAGGCTGGTGATCGCGGTGGTGCCCGGGCCGGACCGGCTGCGGATGAACGCGCGCATCGGCGTGGCGACGAGCCTGTCCAGCGTCGCGGCCCCCGCCCTCGCCGGGACGGTCACCGTGGCCGCCGGGCCAGGGTGGGCGGCGGGGCTCACGGCGGTGCTGTTCGCCTGCTCGGCGTTGACGCTCGGTGGTGTCCGAACGCCAGCCGGCTACTCGGCGGCGGCCGGAGAACGGGGGTCCACACCTGCCCGGCGGGGGTCCGAGTCGGTTCGGCGGGGGTCCACACCGGCTCGCCGGGCGTCCGAGCCGGTTCCGGGCGGGGGCGGTACAGGCGGGGGCGGTGCGGGCGGTGCAAGCGGTCCAGGGCGAGGCGGGCGGCGCGGCGGTTGGGCGTCGTTCCGGGAAGACCTCGTACAGGGATGGCGGGAGATCAGGGTACGCCCCTGGTTCCTGGCGTGCGTGCTCGGCCACGGCGTCTGGCACTTCGTGGCCGGTCTGTTCCTAACACTCGCCCCCGTGACCGCCGTACACCACCTGGGCGGCGAGACCGGCTGGATGGTGATCGTGCAGAGCGGGACGGTGGGGATGGTACTGGGTGTGTTCGCCGCCCCCAGGCTGCCGATCCGGCGTCCGCTGGCCGTGGTCCAGGTCGGTGCCGCGAGTTACCTGCTGCCCATGGTGGCTCTGGCCGTTCCCGCGCCGGTCGCGGTGCTGGCGGGGGCGTACTTCGTGGCGATGTTCGGGCTGGGGCTGCTCAGCCCGCTGTGGGAGACGGTGGTGGCGGAGGAGGTTCCCGAGGGCGCGCTGGGGCGGGTGCGGTCGTTCGACCAGCTGATCTCGTTCGCGTCGCGGCCGTTCGGGCTGGCGGTGGCGGCGCCGCTGGCAGGGATGACCGGGGTGACGGCGCTGGCGGTGACGGGTGGCGTGCTGGTCGCCGCCGCCAATCTCGTGGCGATCGCCTGGCAGCCACGCGGCCGGCGCCAGGCTCAAGCGCCCGCAGCGCCCGCAGCGCCCGCAGCGCCCGCAGCGCCCGCGGCGGGCGCCGGGCCCAAGCGCCCGCGGCCGGCGCCGGGCTCAAACGCCCGCTAG
- a CDS encoding MarR family winged helix-turn-helix transcriptional regulator, producing MEDSVDRHLARWRGKAPFDERVEAIVTRMQFLVKHLSHTKEAALAEVGMQDYEFETLHRLVARGGSATPSELAADLLLSPAGMTGRLDTLERTGLVRRVRSTEDRRRVDVELTSKGKNLWFEAMTIRAEVEASMVNALTPADQALLDTLLKQLLLKAETAR from the coding sequence ATGGAGGACTCGGTCGATCGCCACCTGGCCCGCTGGCGCGGCAAGGCGCCCTTCGACGAGCGGGTGGAGGCGATCGTGACGCGGATGCAGTTCCTCGTGAAGCACCTGTCCCACACCAAGGAGGCGGCTCTGGCGGAGGTGGGCATGCAGGACTACGAGTTCGAGACGCTGCACCGCCTGGTGGCACGCGGCGGCTCGGCGACGCCGTCCGAACTGGCAGCCGACCTGCTGCTCTCACCGGCCGGCATGACGGGACGCCTGGACACGCTGGAGCGCACGGGTCTGGTACGCCGGGTCCGGAGCACCGAGGACCGCCGCCGGGTGGACGTCGAGCTCACCTCGAAGGGCAAGAACCTGTGGTTCGAGGCGATGACCATCCGCGCCGAGGTGGAGGCGTCCATGGTCAACGCCCTGACCCCAGCGGATCAGGCCCTCCTGGACACCCTCCTCAAACAACTCCTCCTGAAGGCAGAGACAGCCCGCTGA
- the holA gene encoding DNA polymerase III subunit delta, with protein sequence MLPDMAGTDPAPVTLVVGDEELLVERAVSGVVAAARAADPSTEVHDLLGSKVTTGELTQLTSPSLFGDRSVVVIRSAQDLPKEVITEIVTYAKQPSEDTVMVLAHPGGVKGKALVDGVKKARAAVITVNKVTKAGERLDFIKGEFKRAGRNISGDAAQALLDAVGNDLRELAAACNQLAFDTEDKTISAAAVARYHKGRAEVTGFNVADSAVEGRLADALEQLRWALGTGVAPVLLVSALAGGLRSLAKVGSAPRNLRGGQLASHVGMPPWKVDRVKRQLNGWGPEGLARAIQAVASADEQVKGGGADPAYALEHTVQVIVASRTGR encoded by the coding sequence ATGCTGCCTGACATGGCGGGAACCGATCCAGCACCTGTGACCTTGGTTGTCGGCGACGAGGAGTTGCTGGTTGAGCGGGCGGTGAGCGGTGTCGTGGCGGCGGCGCGGGCGGCCGATCCCAGCACCGAGGTGCATGACCTCCTCGGCAGCAAGGTCACGACCGGCGAGCTCACGCAGCTGACCTCGCCGTCGCTCTTCGGGGATCGTTCCGTGGTGGTGATCAGGTCCGCCCAGGATCTGCCCAAGGAGGTCATCACCGAGATCGTGACGTACGCCAAGCAGCCTTCCGAGGACACCGTGATGGTCCTGGCGCATCCGGGTGGGGTGAAGGGGAAGGCGCTGGTCGACGGGGTGAAGAAGGCCCGGGCCGCAGTGATCACGGTCAACAAGGTCACGAAGGCGGGGGAGCGGCTGGACTTCATCAAGGGGGAGTTCAAGCGGGCCGGGCGGAACATCTCCGGCGACGCGGCGCAGGCGTTGCTCGACGCCGTGGGGAACGATCTCCGCGAGCTGGCCGCCGCGTGTAACCAGCTGGCGTTCGACACAGAGGACAAGACGATCAGTGCGGCTGCGGTGGCCCGGTATCACAAGGGGCGGGCGGAGGTCACCGGGTTCAACGTCGCCGACTCGGCCGTCGAGGGGCGGCTGGCGGACGCACTGGAGCAGTTGCGGTGGGCGCTGGGCACGGGGGTTGCTCCGGTGCTGCTGGTGAGCGCGCTGGCCGGTGGGTTGCGGTCGCTGGCGAAGGTCGGCAGTGCGCCGCGCAATCTGCGGGGCGGGCAGCTGGCCAGTCATGTCGGGATGCCGCCATGGAAGGTGGATCGGGTGAAGCGCCAGCTCAACGGCTGGGGGCCGGAAGGGCTGGCGAGGGCGATCCAGGCTGTGGCCAGTGCGGATGAGCAGGTCAAGGGTGGGGGAGCGGACCCGGCGTACGCGTTGGAGCACACGGTGCAGGTCATCGTGGCCAGCCGCACCGGACGATAG
- a CDS encoding GNAT family N-acetyltransferase, whose protein sequence is MLDRTGRIEELLTTRLSLRRPAPDDIDAIFAIHSDPATCRHNPSDALSKREEAVELFERWNDHWQRFGYGYWVVRRHDSYRRLGFCGTKVMNLNNLSVLNLFYRFEASSWGQGVAGEAATAVVEWVTERVPDLPVIARVRPANTASQREAVRAGLVRAQHLDTTGEDGPDWIFAKNLPG, encoded by the coding sequence ATGCTTGATCGAACCGGTCGCATCGAAGAACTGCTGACCACGCGACTGTCACTGCGACGCCCGGCGCCGGATGACATCGACGCGATCTTCGCCATCCACAGCGACCCCGCCACCTGCCGGCACAACCCCTCCGACGCCCTGTCCAAGCGTGAGGAGGCGGTGGAGCTCTTCGAACGTTGGAATGATCACTGGCAACGCTTTGGCTACGGCTACTGGGTGGTGCGACGCCATGACTCATACCGGAGGCTGGGCTTCTGCGGGACCAAGGTCATGAACCTTAACAACCTGAGCGTGCTCAATCTCTTCTACCGCTTCGAAGCCTCATCCTGGGGCCAGGGAGTGGCCGGCGAGGCCGCGACCGCGGTGGTCGAGTGGGTAACGGAACGCGTTCCCGATCTGCCCGTCATCGCTCGCGTGCGCCCGGCCAACACCGCCTCTCAACGAGAGGCGGTACGCGCCGGCCTGGTACGGGCTCAACACCTCGACACCACCGGCGAGGACGGCCCGGACTGGATCTTCGCGAAGAACCTGCCTGGCTGA
- a CDS encoding ComEC/Rec2 family competence protein — protein MIVATSAALAAAATAWLTRTPATSRQQSRPTPSTTPPGPALPSPPRFASDPPSPSGRAGWRNILLATLICTAAASASTALRIHALTTGPTADLASKNAFIAAHITLTGDPKRRSNRNARFTQESYVVSANLKLIQTPTTRQAVNIPITVFATGQAWSTLLPTQDVEVTGRLARPTPGTLEAATLLVRSPPRVLTRPSTLHTAAGAFRSGLRSAADVLPPDQRGLLPGLVVGDVSRMDPQVTSDLREAGLSHLNAVSGANLAIVAGAVLALSRLIGLSLPVRAGFAAVAMLAFTVVARPSPSVLRALLMGLAAAIAMGTGRSKDGFAALSATVLFLVLFAPDLARSYGFALSVTATAGILLLAPHWRDKLSGTNQETGLPEKPGHTPDLEQPRLPGVEHEHVPISEQVRIPRQEGNRIPGHAQDRENSEFCDQPPPDELPPDRPSLDRLPLGRESLDRLPRDGPSSDRLPRYHLPRFRLPRWLAEAVAVPAAAQVAVTPVLVLMAGQLTPVAVITNLLVAPAVAPATLLGFGAALVAPVWPDAARLLVIPAGYAVGWIIMVAGWAVNLPFATMPWPAGLPGLGLLLLTVIVAIPVLRHRAWRAIALTAAAAALVAVLVVRPIVGPWPPKGWLMVMCDVGQGDGLVVSAGQGRGVVVDAGPDAVAMDRCLRRVGVQDVPLLVLTHPHADHVDGLPGVLRGRRVGAAVISPHRPGSRSEARISATLARHRIPEWTAPPGTRWRFGPSELTVLAPDPADGDMNGQGEGSAINNSSVVLHVRWRSGSILLSGDLETEAQDDLLRRLPVRADLLKTPHHGSNRQSPAFLASLGARAALISVGADNDYGHPATSTLGLLRSLGLTVYRTDQSGDLAVVEREGGMVVVPRGP, from the coding sequence ATGATCGTCGCCACCTCCGCAGCCCTCGCCGCCGCAGCCACAGCCTGGCTCACAAGAACACCCGCGACGTCCCGCCAACAATCACGCCCAACGCCATCCACCACACCACCCGGCCCCGCCCTCCCCTCCCCGCCACGCTTCGCATCCGACCCACCCTCGCCATCCGGGCGCGCCGGATGGCGCAACATCCTGCTGGCCACACTCATCTGCACAGCAGCGGCCTCAGCCTCGACAGCCCTTCGCATCCACGCCCTCACAACGGGCCCGACAGCAGACCTGGCCAGCAAAAACGCCTTCATCGCCGCCCACATCACCCTGACCGGCGACCCAAAGCGCAGATCCAACAGAAACGCCCGCTTCACCCAGGAGAGCTACGTAGTCTCCGCGAACCTCAAACTCATCCAAACCCCCACAACCAGACAAGCCGTCAACATCCCCATCACGGTCTTCGCCACAGGCCAAGCCTGGTCCACCCTCCTGCCCACCCAGGACGTAGAAGTCACCGGCCGCCTGGCGAGACCAACCCCCGGCACCCTGGAAGCGGCAACCCTGCTCGTCCGAAGCCCGCCGCGCGTCCTGACACGCCCATCCACCCTGCACACAGCGGCAGGCGCATTCAGATCGGGCCTCCGATCCGCCGCCGACGTCCTCCCTCCCGACCAGCGCGGCCTCCTCCCCGGCCTCGTCGTGGGCGACGTCTCCCGCATGGATCCCCAGGTGACCTCCGACCTCAGAGAAGCGGGTCTGAGCCACCTGAACGCCGTTTCAGGCGCCAATCTGGCGATCGTCGCAGGCGCGGTGCTCGCCCTCTCCCGCCTGATCGGCCTCTCCCTTCCCGTCAGGGCGGGCTTCGCCGCCGTAGCGATGCTCGCGTTCACGGTGGTCGCCCGGCCGTCCCCGAGCGTGCTCCGCGCTCTTCTCATGGGTCTCGCCGCAGCCATCGCCATGGGTACGGGCCGCTCGAAGGACGGCTTCGCAGCCCTGTCGGCCACGGTCCTCTTCCTCGTCCTGTTCGCCCCCGACCTGGCCCGCTCGTACGGCTTCGCCCTCTCGGTCACGGCCACCGCCGGCATCCTCCTCCTCGCCCCGCACTGGCGAGACAAGCTGTCAGGCACAAACCAGGAAACCGGCCTCCCGGAGAAGCCCGGCCACACCCCTGACCTGGAGCAACCCCGCCTGCCTGGTGTGGAGCACGAGCATGTGCCCATCTCCGAGCAAGTCCGCATACCCAGGCAGGAAGGAAACCGCATCCCCGGACACGCACAAGATCGCGAAAACTCCGAATTCTGCGACCAGCCTCCCCCCGACGAGCTTCCCCCCGACCGGCCGTCCCTCGACCGGCTCCCTCTCGGCCGAGAGTCTCTTGACCGGCTGCCCCGCGATGGGCCTTCCAGTGATCGGCTTCCCCGTTACCATCTTCCGCGTTTCCGGCTTCCTCGCTGGCTGGCTGAGGCCGTGGCCGTGCCGGCGGCTGCTCAGGTGGCCGTGACGCCTGTACTGGTGCTGATGGCGGGCCAGCTGACGCCCGTAGCGGTGATCACGAACCTGCTCGTCGCGCCGGCGGTGGCACCCGCGACCCTGCTCGGCTTCGGTGCCGCGCTGGTGGCGCCCGTGTGGCCGGACGCCGCCAGGCTCCTGGTGATCCCCGCAGGGTACGCGGTCGGCTGGATCATCATGGTCGCAGGCTGGGCGGTCAACCTGCCCTTCGCCACCATGCCCTGGCCTGCCGGCCTGCCAGGGCTCGGCCTGCTCCTGTTGACGGTGATCGTGGCGATCCCCGTCCTGAGACACCGTGCCTGGCGCGCCATCGCACTGACGGCCGCCGCAGCCGCTCTGGTGGCGGTCCTGGTGGTCCGGCCCATCGTCGGCCCGTGGCCGCCCAAGGGATGGCTGATGGTGATGTGCGACGTAGGGCAGGGCGATGGCCTCGTCGTCTCGGCCGGGCAGGGACGGGGAGTCGTGGTCGACGCAGGCCCGGACGCGGTCGCGATGGACCGCTGCCTGCGAAGAGTCGGCGTCCAGGACGTACCTCTGCTCGTCCTCACCCATCCCCACGCCGATCACGTGGACGGCCTGCCAGGTGTCCTCAGGGGCCGGCGGGTCGGGGCGGCGGTCATCAGCCCACACCGGCCGGGCTCGCGCTCCGAAGCCCGGATCTCGGCCACCCTGGCGCGCCACCGGATACCCGAATGGACGGCCCCGCCGGGCACCCGCTGGCGCTTCGGCCCATCAGAGCTGACCGTACTGGCTCCGGATCCTGCCGATGGTGACATGAACGGGCAGGGCGAGGGCAGCGCGATCAACAATTCGAGCGTGGTTCTGCACGTACGCTGGCGCTCCGGCTCGATCCTGCTCAGCGGCGACCTCGAAACGGAGGCACAGGATGACCTGCTGCGCCGGCTCCCCGTACGAGCCGACCTGCTGAAGACGCCGCACCACGGATCGAACAGGCAGTCGCCCGCCTTCCTGGCTTCGCTCGGCGCCCGAGCGGCGCTGATCAGCGTGGGAGCCGACAACGACTACGGCCATCCCGCCACGTCGACACTGGGTCTTCTCCGCAGCCTCGGACTCACCGTCTACCGGACGGACCAGTCAGGGGACCTCGCGGTCGTCGAACGTGAAGGAGGCATGGTGGTGGTCCCTCGCGGCCCCTGA
- a CDS encoding ComEA family DNA-binding protein, with product MSVLATAVAIFFIWQSKPSSQPLPPPTPMSPMAPTPPATTSTKVTVHVTGKIRHPGVYRLPTGARVADAVTAAGGVSRRASTGSLNLARRLIDGEQIVVGATSPEAAQPGLPATDPAATILDLNSATTDQLEQLPGVGEVLAARITEFRTTRGGFTSIEQLREVTGIGPRKFEEIKPKVRV from the coding sequence GTGAGCGTGCTGGCAACCGCCGTGGCCATCTTCTTCATCTGGCAGTCGAAACCCTCATCACAACCCCTGCCACCACCCACTCCCATGAGCCCGATGGCACCCACGCCCCCAGCGACCACGTCAACCAAGGTCACCGTCCACGTGACCGGCAAGATCCGCCACCCCGGCGTCTACCGGCTCCCCACGGGCGCCCGGGTAGCGGACGCGGTGACAGCCGCGGGAGGCGTGTCCCGCAGAGCCTCCACAGGCTCACTCAACCTGGCCAGACGCCTGATCGACGGCGAGCAGATCGTGGTGGGCGCCACCTCCCCCGAAGCAGCCCAACCCGGCCTTCCAGCCACCGACCCCGCCGCCACGATCCTGGACCTCAACTCCGCCACCACCGACCAACTCGAACAACTCCCAGGCGTGGGAGAGGTCCTGGCAGCCCGCATCACCGAGTTCCGCACAACCCGCGGCGGCTTCACCAGCATCGAACAACTCCGCGAAGTCACTGGCATCGGCCCAAGAAAGTTCGAGGAAATCAAGCCGAAGGTCCGGGTCTGA
- a CDS encoding DegV family protein, with product MPVQVIAQGPGPRVTTAGGGPSSGSSGDSPSGPSGGHTFDEGSFTGGRTFDEGSFTGDLAHATTSRPAPARFAACYSDLAAGGATAIVSIHVSGELSGTIESARTAARDAPVPVDVIDSRSIAMGLGYPVLAAARAAASGAPPDEVAAAARRSMRGTRTFFYVDTLDYLHRSGRIGAAASLFGSALMIKPLLHLADGRISLLEKVRTSSRAIARLEDLAVEVAGERRVEVAVQHLAARERAEALAERLRKRVPGLRDLRMVEVGAVIGAHVGPGLLGLTITSPDL from the coding sequence GTGCCCGTACAGGTGATCGCCCAGGGTCCCGGCCCACGCGTCACCACGGCCGGCGGCGGCCCTTCAAGCGGGTCTTCAGGCGACTCTCCAAGCGGCCCTTCAGGTGGCCATACCTTCGACGAGGGGTCCTTCACCGGCGGTCGCACCTTCGACGAGGGATCCTTCACCGGAGACCTCGCCCACGCCACCACCTCCCGCCCCGCCCCCGCCCGCTTCGCCGCCTGCTACTCCGACCTGGCTGCCGGCGGGGCCACGGCCATCGTCTCGATCCACGTCTCGGGCGAACTGTCGGGCACCATCGAGTCCGCCAGGACCGCCGCCCGCGACGCCCCCGTACCGGTGGACGTGATCGACAGCCGCTCCATCGCGATGGGCCTGGGCTACCCCGTCCTGGCAGCCGCCCGCGCCGCCGCGTCCGGAGCCCCGCCGGACGAGGTCGCCGCCGCCGCCCGCCGCAGCATGCGCGGCACCCGGACGTTCTTCTACGTCGACACCCTCGACTACCTTCACCGCAGCGGCCGCATCGGCGCGGCAGCCTCCCTCTTCGGCTCCGCCCTCATGATCAAGCCGCTCCTGCACCTCGCCGACGGCCGCATCTCCCTCCTGGAGAAGGTCCGTACGTCGTCCCGCGCCATCGCCCGCCTGGAGGACCTGGCGGTGGAGGTGGCGGGGGAGAGGCGGGTAGAGGTGGCGGTGCAGCATCTGGCGGCGAGGGAACGAGCGGAGGCGTTGGCGGAGCGGTTGCGGAAGCGGGTGCCGGGGCTGAGGGATCTTCGGATGGTCGAGGTGGGGGCCGTGATCGGCGCCCACGTGGGCCCAGGCCTGCTCGGCCTGACCATCACCTCACCTGACCTCTAG
- the hutI gene encoding imidazolonepropionase: protein MTVRLLTNIGRLWTGNEVLSNAAILVHNDRIAWVGRAPDLPQSVPGVVDDIVDVDHVENLGGALVTPGLIDAHTHPVYAGNRYAELAIRTGGSTSASITAAGGGVGSTVTVTRGTDPWTLCNGVRERLRGWLLSGTTTVEAKTGYHLTRDGELADVRLLRELEKEPMMPRVHVTFLAAHVVPPEYFGRQREYVEAVGAWCADAAAAGADSVDVYCDEGYFTTEESRWVLASGRNVGLLPRIHAGIFSRRGAVQLAAELGCASADGLHHMSDEDIAIMSRYGVPAVVCPATALQRGHLPPVRQMIKHGVQIALGSDHNPGYCGITSMSLVVAMAVSAFGMSVNDALRAATLGGATVLGAPDRGVLAPGRLADIVQWDADHEGAFAWSFGLKPRRVWRGGTPVQ, encoded by the coding sequence GTGACCGTCCGACTCCTGACCAACATCGGCCGCCTCTGGACCGGCAACGAGGTCCTCAGCAACGCCGCCATCCTGGTGCACAACGACCGCATCGCCTGGGTCGGCCGCGCGCCGGACCTTCCCCAGAGCGTGCCCGGCGTGGTCGATGACATCGTCGACGTCGACCACGTCGAGAACCTCGGCGGCGCACTCGTCACGCCCGGCCTCATCGACGCCCACACGCACCCCGTCTACGCCGGCAACCGCTACGCCGAGCTGGCCATCCGCACCGGCGGCTCCACCTCCGCCTCGATCACCGCGGCGGGCGGCGGCGTGGGCTCCACCGTCACCGTGACCCGCGGCACCGACCCGTGGACGCTCTGCAACGGCGTGCGCGAGCGGCTGCGCGGCTGGCTGCTCAGCGGCACCACGACCGTCGAGGCCAAGACCGGCTACCACCTCACCCGCGACGGCGAGCTCGCCGACGTGCGGCTCCTGCGCGAGCTGGAGAAGGAGCCGATGATGCCGCGGGTGCACGTCACGTTCCTGGCCGCGCACGTGGTGCCGCCGGAGTACTTCGGCAGGCAGCGCGAGTACGTCGAGGCCGTGGGCGCCTGGTGCGCCGACGCGGCCGCCGCCGGCGCCGACAGCGTGGACGTCTACTGCGACGAGGGCTACTTCACCACCGAGGAATCCCGCTGGGTCCTGGCCTCCGGCCGCAACGTGGGCCTGCTGCCGCGCATCCACGCCGGCATCTTCAGCCGCCGCGGCGCCGTCCAGCTCGCCGCAGAGCTCGGCTGCGCGTCGGCCGACGGGCTGCACCACATGTCCGACGAGGACATCGCGATCATGTCCCGCTACGGCGTGCCCGCCGTCGTCTGCCCCGCCACCGCCCTCCAGCGCGGCCACCTCCCGCCGGTCCGCCAGATGATCAAGCACGGCGTGCAGATCGCCCTCGGCAGCGACCACAACCCCGGCTACTGCGGCATCACCTCGATGTCCCTGGTCGTGGCCATGGCGGTGTCGGCGTTCGGGATGAGCGTCAACGACGCCCTGCGCGCGGCCACCCTCGGCGGCGCCACCGTACTCGGCGCGCCCGACCGCGGCGTGCTGGCTCCCGGCCGGCTGGCCGACATCGTCCAGTGGGACGCCGACCACGAGGGCGCCTTCGCCTGGTCGTTCGGGCTGAAGCCGCGGCGGGTGTGGCGGGGTGGAACGCCGGTTCAGTAG
- the hflX gene encoding GTPase HflX has translation MHEYSELDAFETGDMDLEDRQALRRVAGLSTELQDVSEVEYRQLRLERVVLVGVWTSGTAEDADNSLLELKLLAETAGSQVLDGLIQRRQKPDPATYIGSGKALELRDVVESSGADTVICDGELTPGQLRQLEDIVKVKVIDRTALILDIFAQHAKSREGKAQVELAQLSYLLPRLRGWGGNLSRQVGGRAAGGVGIGGRGPGETKIELDRRRIRERMSKLRRQISGMSTSRETMRYRRQRREVPAVAIAGYTNAGKSSLLNRVTGAGVLVEDALFATLDPTVRRARTPEGRLFTIADTVGFVRHLPHQLVEAFRSTLEEVADSDLILHVVDGSHPDPEGQLAAVREVFADIEGASEIPEIVVINKADAADQEVLDRIARRERDSIVVSARTGKGIPALMQLIEERLPRLDHEVHLLVPYERGDLISRAHREGEVLSVDHVGDGTILHARVLPSLSQELLRVGKPVERVS, from the coding sequence ATGCACGAATACTCCGAGCTCGACGCGTTCGAGACCGGCGACATGGACCTAGAGGATCGCCAGGCGCTCCGCCGCGTGGCGGGACTCTCCACCGAACTCCAGGATGTCTCCGAGGTCGAGTACCGTCAGCTGCGGCTCGAACGGGTCGTCCTGGTCGGCGTCTGGACCTCCGGCACCGCGGAGGACGCCGACAACTCCCTGCTCGAGCTGAAGCTCCTGGCCGAGACGGCCGGGTCGCAGGTGCTCGACGGGCTCATCCAGCGTCGCCAGAAGCCCGACCCGGCCACGTACATCGGCTCCGGCAAGGCGCTGGAGCTGCGCGACGTGGTCGAGTCCAGCGGCGCCGACACCGTGATCTGCGACGGTGAGCTGACCCCTGGCCAGCTCCGCCAGCTCGAGGACATCGTCAAGGTCAAGGTCATCGACCGGACCGCGCTGATCCTCGACATCTTCGCCCAGCACGCCAAGAGCCGCGAGGGCAAGGCCCAGGTCGAGCTGGCGCAGCTGTCGTACCTGCTGCCGCGCCTGCGAGGCTGGGGTGGCAACCTGTCCCGGCAGGTCGGCGGTCGCGCCGCGGGCGGCGTCGGCATCGGCGGCCGCGGCCCCGGTGAGACCAAGATCGAGCTGGACCGCCGGCGGATCCGCGAGCGCATGTCCAAGCTGCGCCGCCAGATCAGCGGCATGTCCACCTCGCGCGAGACCATGCGCTACCGGCGCCAGCGCCGTGAGGTGCCCGCCGTGGCCATCGCCGGCTACACCAACGCCGGCAAGTCCTCGCTGCTCAACCGCGTCACGGGCGCGGGCGTGCTGGTGGAGGACGCACTGTTCGCCACCCTCGACCCGACCGTGCGCCGCGCGCGCACGCCGGAGGGCAGGCTGTTCACGATCGCCGACACCGTCGGCTTCGTCCGGCACCTGCCGCACCAGCTCGTGGAGGCGTTCAGGTCCACGCTGGAGGAGGTCGCCGACTCCGACCTGATCCTGCACGTCGTGGACGGGTCGCACCCCGACCCCGAGGGTCAGCTCGCGGCCGTGCGTGAGGTGTTCGCCGACATCGAGGGCGCCTCCGAGATCCCCGAGATCGTGGTGATCAACAAGGCGGACGCGGCCGACCAGGAGGTGCTGGACCGGATCGCGCGGCGTGAGCGGGACAGCATCGTGGTGTCCGCCCGCACGGGCAAGGGCATCCCCGCGCTGATGCAGCTCATCGAGGAGCGGCTGCCGCGGCTCGATCACGAGGTGCATCTGCTGGTGCCGTACGAGCGGGGGGATCTCATCTCCCGGGCCCACCGGGAGGGCGAGGTGCTCTCCGTGGACCACGTGGGCGACGGGACGATCCTGCACGCCAGGGTCCTGCCCAGCCTGTCGCAGGAGCTGCTGCGCGTGGGCAAGCCGGTAGAGCGCGTCTCCTAG